One Brumimicrobium sp. DNA window includes the following coding sequences:
- a CDS encoding single-stranded DNA-binding protein — protein sequence MATVFETRLIGNIGKDAVIRKMEKGVVAINFPVAHNKNWRDKKTGESRTKTTWVNCTIWKREGGNMRILDFLKSGTLVELVGTPYAKAFQREDGTIKTEIRLNISQTNVLRSSKIDTSGMDEEFETDEMGEDDFYSPLDDFSIDEDDF from the coding sequence AAAGATGCCGTTATAAGAAAGATGGAAAAAGGAGTAGTAGCTATTAACTTTCCTGTTGCTCACAATAAGAATTGGAGAGATAAAAAGACAGGCGAATCTCGTACAAAAACCACTTGGGTAAATTGTACTATTTGGAAACGTGAAGGAGGGAACATGAGAATTTTAGATTTTCTAAAGAGTGGAACATTAGTTGAGTTAGTCGGCACGCCTTATGCAAAAGCATTTCAGCGAGAAGATGGAACTATTAAAACTGAAATCAGATTAAATATCTCCCAAACAAATGTTTTACGCTCAAGTAAAATAGACACATCTGGCATGGATGAAGAATTCGAAACAGATGAAATGGGAGAGGACGATTTTTATTCTCCTCTAGATGATTTTTCTATAGATGAAGATGATTTCTAA
- a CDS encoding peptidoglycan DD-metalloendopeptidase family protein translates to MSKFRFNPKTLSYEKVRRSFGERILRGLIFIAPTVALSLVFGFFISYRLPSPKEKFLRIENEELKQEFKNLQSRLNTIDQVTEIIKKRDEDLYRTALGANAFPEELRLMGVGGGDAYEAYKNMSNSKLLITTAQKLDEIERKLHAQSISFKDLVKLAKDRKNRLASLPAIQPVNNKDLKHVASGYGWRTDPIYGTRKMHWGLDFTAPKGSDVYATGNGVVEEVNINSWGYGREIVINHGFGYKTRYAHLSEFLVKRGDVVKRGDRIGLVGNTGKSTGPHCHYEVESNGNKVNPINFFHSDLTPEQYEEIVKISNNSMKSLD, encoded by the coding sequence ATCTTTATTGCTCCAACTGTTGCATTAAGCCTCGTTTTTGGTTTTTTTATTTCGTACCGACTCCCTTCACCAAAGGAAAAATTCTTAAGAATTGAAAATGAAGAATTAAAGCAAGAATTCAAAAATTTACAGAGTAGACTAAATACAATAGACCAAGTGACTGAGATTATCAAGAAACGAGATGAAGACTTATATCGGACTGCTCTCGGGGCAAATGCCTTTCCCGAAGAATTAAGACTTATGGGAGTTGGAGGTGGTGATGCTTACGAAGCATATAAGAATATGAGTAATAGTAAACTGCTTATAACAACAGCTCAAAAATTAGATGAAATTGAGAGAAAATTACACGCACAAAGTATTTCTTTTAAAGATTTAGTAAAACTAGCCAAAGACAGGAAGAACAGATTAGCCTCCTTGCCGGCAATACAGCCAGTTAATAATAAAGACTTAAAACACGTTGCCTCGGGTTATGGATGGCGAACTGATCCTATATATGGAACCAGGAAAATGCATTGGGGACTTGATTTCACAGCCCCTAAAGGTTCGGATGTCTATGCTACTGGGAATGGAGTCGTAGAAGAAGTTAATATAAATAGCTGGGGATATGGAAGGGAGATAGTAATTAATCACGGTTTTGGCTACAAAACACGCTATGCACACTTAAGTGAGTTCTTAGTAAAACGTGGAGATGTAGTAAAACGTGGAGATCGAATTGGATTAGTAGGTAATACAGGTAAATCTACAGGTCCTCACTGCCATTATGAGGTAGAAAGTAACGGAAATAAAGTGAATCCTATTAATTTCTTTCACTCTGACTTGACTCCTGAACAATATGAAGAGATTGTTAAGATTTCAAACAACTCAATGAAATCACTGGATTAA